aCACCTAggcaaaacaagaaatttggtttaggtgtcaaaagcatgtaatagtattttacatgctacatgcgtcgaaagccgtacttttcatgttttatgcacttctttcgacgccctcagcatgtaaaatccaatacataactcgggataaaagttgaaaagactcgttttcgtgtgttgattgacctcggcttcgcctcggatcaacaaaattcatacgggaactcaactttttatctcTTGTATGAGAAAATACATCGAACATCGATTGTGTGAAAAAGGACATTCTCATCGCACTGGAAACCACTGGAATCAACATGTTCTGGTACTTGGATTGCAATGCGTTGCTGCCAACCATCACGTACAGAGTGACAAGACTGTGTCAGGCGGTTTCTGAAAGATGAATATTTTCTGCTTTATGGTCCTACTTCTGCAGCAGGTAGAACCTTAATTCCTTTTTTATTCCCGTTCATTGATCCAACAGTCAAGTCCATAATTGAGAAAGAAAACGAAGCGTTTTTATGGTTCAGCAAATAAGAtttaatttattcgatttGTTATTCctatttttcaactttacaaTAATTCATTCACGACCGCGGCCGCCATAATCACATCGGACGAAAATACTTGACTCGACaatttacttttcaactttacaATAATTCATTCACGACCGCGGCCGCCATAATCATATCGGACGAAAATAATTGACTCGACAATTTATCGCGCAAAAAATTCATATAGCCAACAACAACTTTACCGAGTTCATCACACCAAGGAATATGTCCGTACTTGTTCAGAAAAGCAACGAATTGCTCATTAGCCAGTATATCAGCATCACGTTCAATAGTCGAAACGATTTGATAATTTGGATCGGATGCTATTGCTTGTCGTTGTGCCGATGTAGCAGAAATACCGTCGCATCGTGAACAGGTGCAAACGGTTTTGCATTTTTCCAAGTACACCATCTGTCTCTTCTCCTTGGGTTCCAATAGAATATAGTCATAAATGGAGGCCAGCAGTTGTTCTCCTTTCTTAATCGGTCGAATTGTTATAAATACGAACAGGTCATTACGATCGCATTTCATCACATTTGGTGCACAGGACACTTTGAAAGATCTATTCCGTACGCCTATCAAACAGTGAGTGTACATACCTTTCATCTCATTGTTGACTTTGAAGAAACGTTTTGACCAGTTGGTATTGTTTTCGGTTATTTGATAATGTAGACAAAGGAGATGCATCAAAAATCGGCGATGCTTTTCGGTATGGAAGTACTCACTCACTTCGGGAACGTCCAATGCTAGGTGGTACATGTAATATAGGTTAGAAACGAATTGCGTGGAATTCACTGGTGGAAACCGAAGTTTGAGAAAATCACTGTATTGAGTTTTATCATCAGAAACGGGCCAGTCTACTGACTTATGGGCAAGAGTTTTCTGGACAAAATACATCAGCTCGTTCGCATTTTCAAACATATCGATGACTATAAGAATTATGCGCACCTCTTTCAAAACGACAGCATCATCAGCTTCTGAACCGCCGAATACCAGACCGCATTCACCATCATGTGCGGCATTATTTATACATTTCTCGTGACAGAACATCGCACGTGTACACCTGCTGCATGGTACCAGATTGGTGTTTATTTTCAGGCAGACGCTACACTTCAAATTGTGGCCCATCAGTGAGTAGGTAGCAAAGGCCTTTTCGACGATTATTGTTTTGCCAACGCCGATATCCTCTTTAGCGGTCGCTATAAAATTACCAATGTCATCCTCTTCGACATTTAACACATTTGCTACAGATGGATACGTCTTGTCCGGATCGTAGCTCAGCTTCGAGCCGATATCGTTGATTATCCGTTGATCTGCTATAGATGATAAACATTTAGCTTCACGGGCACTAAGCTTATCGGTTTTTTCATTCGGATAGTTTTCCTCTTTAGCTAGTCTGAGATCCACAAGGCATTCCCTATACATTTTCAGTTTGAGGAAGCAAGCGGATCGATTGGCATACGCTATGCCGACGAGATCCGAATTGGGGGGAGCCAGGCACAAACTGTCATTGTAGCATTGCATCGCTTTCACGAAGTCGCCATTCTTATACGATACGTTGCCGGCTTGGCGCCGTGCTATCGAATTAATGGGATTTTTCTCAACGGTTCGTGCTGCGCTGTCCATTTTTGTCATCTGAAAATTCATCTGCAGGAATTGTTTGTCCTGCGATGCGAACAAATCGCAGTACAAGTCCCCCTTCTCGGCGTCttttttccacatattttttGCCAACAACTAGAAAGGAACCCGTTAAGAACGATTGAATCGAGAAACAATTGTTTTACAGCTTACCATAATTGGATAtcaataatttcaacaaaCGAGAACAGACGAATAAATTAGCGACTTCTGAGAGGATCTTTAAAACAATGTGACTCAGGTAGTTCGAAGTGTTCACACCAACGATAAGTCGACGAAATCAGTAAACGTTACAGGACTTTGAAAGAATGTGCTCCGGCCAGTTGAAAGTTTTCACAAGAAATAATGTCGGCCGATTGTGTCAGCTGTATTTGTACTTTGTACGCAATCTGTTCATCTCTTTCAGACCAGGTTATCATTGTTAAAAAGTGTTGCAATTACAATTCATTCTATTAGTCAGGGCGACCTTAGTTTATATGAAACTTAGTGGAATTGATTGCACAAATGTATCAAAGAAATATGAACGGATCGGTTATTCTTCCACAAGTCTAATACATTCGTCtaaagtgaaataatttggaataaaatttccaatagtGACCCCTGGTCTTTATAGAACAACcaaaaacaatgaaagtgacgcaagtccctaattcccttgactgttaagtcaagggtcttatatcataaaatacgttcactatgatcaattttgtgaaatgtatgaaatattagcaaaaaacggaaaatactgAAATGTACGTAGCGCTTGatagcacgataacttgagtaattctgaaccgattttcacaaatttagtTTCAATCGGCGAGGAATAAAATTCCAGAGGTCAAGTTCGCAGATGGGCAATATCAAAGTACTGATCTGGGAGTTATTCCCAAAAGactttttttctggttttttgatagcacgataacttgaaaAATCCGGAACCAATTTTAGTACTTTTgattttaatcgacgaaggaTGACATTTTTGAGgtcaagttcgtagatggTCAATGTTGGACTCATGATCTGGAAGTAATTCCCAAAAGCGTTTTTGTCTGGCTTTCGAATTTcacgataactcgagaaatCCTTAACCATATTTGGAAATTcttgtgagggattcttttgaaaagccgTCTACCAAAATCGGACCTATTTCGCctgggattgatatatacatggtttgaaaggtctttgccagcagacctcaaaacaggcctcacacggtCTCTAgacacacctggttgctggttgaacatctccgaagttggtaaAAAGGggatttttatccgaattttttggccgttataaacgATCGTCCCGGGCGAGAGtaggctcgttggaaagctgagttcaagtagtttcgggtcatgcctagtttaatttaattcatttatatatgtttgcaaaaatctgctagaaaaattttcaaaatctgtgtgaactttagacaggtctgggctggtactgatgacgcttaatgtgaacctaacatgctagtcgtaacatacattgtctaagctttccatcgatacctcatttgcagtgctggtgattgccgacataacagaattttatggtagtacaaccgctactcgtaaaactcgccagcaatcaccagcactgtaaatgaggtatcaatggaaagcttagacaatgtatgttacgactagcatgttaggttcacattaagcgtcatcagtatcatcccagacctgtctaaagttcacacagattttgaaaatttttcttgcagatttctgcaaacatatatcaatgaattaaattaaactaggcatgacccgaaactacttgaactcagctttccaacgagcccactctcgcCCGGGACGATcgtttataacggccaaaaaattcggataaaaatccCCTTTttaccaacttcggagatgttcaaccagcaaccaggtgtggctagagaccgtgtgaggcctgttttgaggtctactggcaaagacctttcaaaccatgtatatatcaatcccaggcgaaatgggtccgattttggtagacggcttttcaaaagaatccctctgttTTATTCGACGAGGAATAAAGTTTTCGGGTTCAAGTTAGTAGATGGCCAATGTAGTACTAATGATCTTGAAGTAATTACCAAAAGCATTTTTGTCTGGTTTTTGATTACACGATAACTCGAAAAATCCTGAACCAGATGTGggaatttttggtttattcGACGAGGAATAACATTTTTGGGTCCAATTTCGTAAATGGACAATATGTGATCAATGATCCCTGAGTTATTCCCAGAAGCATTTTTGCCTATTTTCTCGATGGGATGATAACTTAAGTATGTCTAATctgattttcgaattttttttcctactttGAAGAATCAAATTTATGAGGTCTGCTTAATAGATGAACAAATTCGATCAGATAGATCTAGGAGTTATTCCCGAAAgagtttgtttcattttattaattaaagcAATATTACTTGAGGAAATCTGAAGCTTTTTTCTAATCAAATAATACATATTATGCACCActgttcaaattttcatttgacgagTGGGAGATCGTGATCCTATGCTAAAGGTACAATGATGGACTACAAATTTCACTGCGCATAAAATATGTCTTACGCGCATACGTTCATTACGTTCACTATGATCGATTTTGTGAAATGTATAAAATGTTagcaaaaaacggaaaatactgAAATGTCTGTAGCGCTTGATGGCACGGTAACTTAAGTAATTccggaaataattttctgactGTTTTTTGATGGCATGAaaacagggactatttttgagaaattttttgagaaatcgttgagaaatttgagaaattttctttgagaaatttgagaaatttttgagaaatttatgagaaatttgagaaatttaagaaatttttgagaaatttgagaaatacattttgagaaatttgaagaaattttgagaaatctttgagaaaccgatttctcaaaatattccCTGCACGAAAACTTGAGCAATCCTGAAacgattttggaaatattagtttttagaatttttttctcatttcttATTAGGACAACAACTGGGGTAGTTCTGACCCGATCttagaaattttcgtttccttCATTGAAGAATCCAGTTCATCAAGGCTGGTTCACAGATCAGCAAATTCGATCTAATGTTCTGGGAGTTATTCCCAGAAGTTTTTTGTCCTGATTATTTGATGGTCGATGAGTATATACTTCTTGGTGACTGGGTGAATAAGATTCCTTGACTGAATAACGATAataaatgagttgtcaattcgAGATTATGAATTTTAAGCCACATTCATACTCGAAGACACAATGTACAAATTTCTGTTTAACAAGAGTTCAAAATGGGAAATATTCTccatttttactgatttaattCTTTGAAATAATATCTGTGGTCccagaaaataaattgtaatatCCTCCATCTGATTTCACTGAAATGCTCCGttgatatcacaaaaaaattattttcttgtcTTCCAAGAGGTGTTCTGTTCGACCCTTGGGAATTTATCCTTCTACGAAGAGGAACAGAGAGGTGTTATACTTCGCCCTAACCGAACATATTTTTCTCCTTTTGCGAATATGAACGTCAAGGTGTTCTGTTCAACCCCAGGGAATTTCTTCTTTTACGAAGAGCTCGACACTTACATAaattatccttttacgaagatTAAAGGTGATCTGTTcgattaaatagaaaaataataaatgtcaaCTCTGATACTTTTCTATCAACTCTATTACGTTTGGAATCAGAACTACACAAGTTTTTGGGCTTATCACATCGtatatgaaatatatttttttggatatcaattttatgagaaaaaacacttttagtttttaaggatatcaaaattattttcgggGGAGATCAGGCTGACAAGATAACAGAACTATTTTTCTAGGATGTcgttaaaaattccaattattttttggatgtttgccTACTTCCTACGGTATTGTCTCCTAATCTATGCCTGATTGGATTGTTTCTTTTAGGCTTATGCATTTAAAGCTATAAAATTTACATCCGTAGACACAATGgataaatttaatgttttacagaagagttaaaaatgtttattattttaagaTGTTCACTTCTGTGGTATTATCTCCTAACATAtgcattcaatttcattgtttagtTTTAGAGTTGTTTTGAGGATTATGTATTTTATGAATATATAGAagcagtcaagggacctgacccacccaagtggtggggcctagtttatactgaaaatttgtgaatggtCTATAATGGTTGTTAGTGTTATTAAGGCTGACTGGATGTACCAGTCTTCTGCCTACTGTTGTTTCTGTGtggaaaaaccaaaaaaaaaaatttctaaaattttcttctcatttttttttgtaaatggaCCTGCGTCACGGCCATTGTGCTAACGCGCGCTCATGCCTCCACTAATGAACATCGAACTTTCTACAACTTTctattttcacacaaatgaCCTTACAATAGACAATCGAACGAGTATGGATATATAAAACATTCTCGGTCCTTTTTCACTGAAATATGACTAGAACATTCTCGTATCACAGCGCAATCCAAATCGAGGCGTCTTCTTTTTTCCTCATATTCTGCTTATCAATGTCTTCTACTGGATCTACCAGTGCTAGCAACGGAGATGTTTTGCTGAACACTTTGTTCATTACTGGTTTGTCCTGGTGATTATTTACATAAACTGGCGTCACGTATAgccattttgaatttaccgtTTTATAGCTACAGTAACGATAGATTATCCACATCAATTTCATATCCCTACCTTAACATTTGTGCAGGAACTGCTGAACCATACATATCGTCATTAATCCAGTCGTCTGGCAAAAATTTACATAGTTCAATCTGGGAAACATTCTATTGTTAACAAAACTCACCAGCAACTCTGCACTTCACATTGTTTTAATAGGTAAGTGTAAATGTCGAATGTATGATAAGCTTGCCGATTGTGGTAACTATCTGAAATCCAGATACGCAAAAGCTGGTTGACATCAAGTTTTATGCGCTCACACATCATTGCCGTTGAAGAAGAAAGTGGGGGAAACCGGAAACCTTGTTCCAATGGGATCTTTCGTCGACTTTTGTTTATGAAACAGAATGGAGGAGAGCCAAAAAGGTAGAAGGAAATTTTCTGTATATTACCCCAAATATAGGAATTTCAACactaaaattagaattttttttgtagatttcCCTATATCCCGTAACGGGAAAttataaaatgagaaaaaaagtcaattttttgaggatttttcAATGCCGATAATGGGACCCTGAATTTAGAGACAAGAAGTCAATTGTCTGTAGATTTCCCAATCGCAAGGAGGGATGTTTCAATTTcgaaacaagaaaataattttctaccATCGGGAAATGGATACAtaaaattaatagaaaaagacaatttttcaatcgtaatgcttgacagtttgctctctcacacggagtactttttgttgagtttaaACCATACTTAATGAATATCCATAATCATTGCAGCTGGTAGCAACTGTCAACCGAA
This DNA window, taken from Bradysia coprophila strain Holo2 unplaced genomic scaffold, BU_Bcop_v1 contig_151, whole genome shotgun sequence, encodes the following:
- the LOC119074774 gene encoding uncharacterized protein LOC119074774 isoform X2, which encodes MLAKNMWKKDAEKGDLYCDLFASQDKQFLQMNFQMTKMDSAARTVEKNPINSIARRQAGNVSYKNGDFVKAMQCYNDSLCLAPPNSDLVGIAYANRSACFLKLKMYRECLVDLRLAKEENYPNEKTDKLSAREAKCLSSIADQRIINDIGSKLSYDPDKTYPSVANVLNVEEDDIGNFIATAKEDIGVGKTIIVEKAFATYSLMGHNLKCSVCLKINTNLVPCSRCTRAMFCHEKCINNAAHDGECGLVFGGSEADDAVVLKEVRIILIVIDMFENANELMYFVQKTLAHKSVDWPVSDDKTQYSDFLKLRFPPVNSTQFVSNLYYMYHLALDVPEVSEYFHTEKHRRFLMHLLCLHYQITENNTNWSKRFFKVNNEMKGMYTHCLIGVRNRSFKVSCAPNVMKCDRNDLFVFITIRPIKKGEQLLASIYDYILLEPKEKRQMVYLEKCKTVCTCSRCDGISATSAQRQAIASDPNYQIVSTIERDADILANEQFVAFLNKYGHIPWCDELGKVVVGYMNFLRDKLSSQLFSSDMIMAAAVVNELL
- the LOC119074774 gene encoding uncharacterized protein LOC119074774 isoform X1; this encodes MLLAKNMWKKDAEKGDLYCDLFASQDKQFLQMNFQMTKMDSAARTVEKNPINSIARRQAGNVSYKNGDFVKAMQCYNDSLCLAPPNSDLVGIAYANRSACFLKLKMYRECLVDLRLAKEENYPNEKTDKLSAREAKCLSSIADQRIINDIGSKLSYDPDKTYPSVANVLNVEEDDIGNFIATAKEDIGVGKTIIVEKAFATYSLMGHNLKCSVCLKINTNLVPCSRCTRAMFCHEKCINNAAHDGECGLVFGGSEADDAVVLKEVRIILIVIDMFENANELMYFVQKTLAHKSVDWPVSDDKTQYSDFLKLRFPPVNSTQFVSNLYYMYHLALDVPEVSEYFHTEKHRRFLMHLLCLHYQITENNTNWSKRFFKVNNEMKGMYTHCLIGVRNRSFKVSCAPNVMKCDRNDLFVFITIRPIKKGEQLLASIYDYILLEPKEKRQMVYLEKCKTVCTCSRCDGISATSAQRQAIASDPNYQIVSTIERDADILANEQFVAFLNKYGHIPWCDELGKVVVGYMNFLRDKLSSQLFSSDMIMAAAVVNELL